In Corvus moneduloides isolate bCorMon1 chromosome 3, bCorMon1.pri, whole genome shotgun sequence, one DNA window encodes the following:
- the DNAJC5G gene encoding dnaJ homolog subfamily C member 5G produces the protein MAEPPRRSGSCPGSGRALYRVLGLQKGSSPEEIKKAYRKLALKYHPDKNPDDPAAAERFKEINSAHATLSDADKRRLYDQYGSLGLYVAEQFGDDAVRHYFLMSKWWFQALVLCCGALTCCCCCCCCFFCCGTCCPPKEDESYKYVDPKDLEAQMRAEDSDPQIPVVAQPPPASTEPLPASTRNDA, from the exons ATGGCGGAGCCCCCGCGGCGCAGCGGAAGCTGTCCCGGGTCGGGGAGAGCACTGTACcgtgtgctggggctgcagaaggGCAGCTCCCCCGAGGAGATCAAGAAGGCCTATCG GAAGCTGGCTCTCAAGTACCATCCAGACAAGAACCCCGATGACCCAGCGGCAGCCGAGCGGTTCAAGGAGATCAACAGCGCCCACGCCACGCTGAGCGACGCGGACAAGCGCCGCCTGTATGACCAGTACGGCTCCCTTGGCCTCTACGTGGCTGAGCAGTTCGGCGATGATGCTGTCCGGCACTACTTCCTCATGTCCAAGTGGTGGTTCCAG GCACTGGTGCTGTGCTGCGGTgccctcacctgctgctgctgctgctgctgctgtttcttctgctgtgggaCATGCTGCCCACCCAAGGAGGACGAGTCCTACAAGTATGTGGACCCCAAGGACCTGGAGGCACAGATGCGTGCAGAGGACAGCG ATCCTCAGATCCCTGTTGTAGCACAGCCCCCACCTGCCAGCACTGAGCCGCTGCCTGCCAGCACCAGGAATGATGCCTGA